From Nomascus leucogenys isolate Asia chromosome 23, Asia_NLE_v1, whole genome shotgun sequence:
GATCGACCCCGTAACCAGAGAGGCGCGGGCCAACCTAGTGCGACGTGTGGGCGTGGCGGGGGCTGCGGTCCGCGGGCGAAGGTGGCAGCCCATTGGAGGTCCCGGGAGCGATGTCCAGGTGCCGCCAGGTGCTGGGATAGTCGCTTGCCGGCTGCATCTACGTCCGCCGAGCCCCTGGGGCGAAGAGGCCGCGTCCGCCTTCAGTTGTGGCCGGTGCTTCGGTCCCTGACCCTTCGCCCCCAAAGACCAGCTCTAACGTGAGCGCCTCCGCCGCCCTGCTCCCAGCCTCGTACACGCCGCCAGCCTCGCCCAGCCGGTGTCCGGACACCCTCGGGCTGTGTCCATCTGTGGGCAAAGCCAGTGGGGCAGGCTTGGCCAGAGTGCACCACTCGGCGCCGTCCCAGGCCCGACGCTCTGGGCGCGCCCGGAACCCCAGGCTCGCGGCGCCAGTTTCCGACCGGCGGAGGCGCTCAGCGGCCCGATCCCACGGAAGCGTGCTCGGAGGGCCGGGACCCGGCCGGACCGGAGATGGCGCCGCCAGCGGGCGGGGCGGCGGCGGCCTCGGACTTGGGCTCGGCCGCAGTGCTCTTGGCTGTGCACGCCGCGGTGAGGCCGCTGGGCGCCGGCCTAGACACCGAGGCACAGCTGCGGAGGCTGCAGCTGAGCGCGGACCCTGAGCGGCCTGGGCGCTTCCGGCTGGAGCTGCTGGGCGCGGGACCCGGGGCGGTGAGTGGGGGCGGAGGGCGCGCGGTCAGTCCTCTTGGCCCGGGCAGGGCATGGAGCCCAAAGCCAGGCCCCTCCGCTTGCCACCTGAGTGCCCTTAAGCAGTTAtgtttctttgcttctgttttctcgtCCGTGAAATGGGGTTGATGCTGGGACCTACTTGGACCTACTTTACAGGACTATTGTGAGGATTTGGTGATAGGCGTACAGGGCTTAGGACCGTGTAAATGGCCTGTAAATGTTACCTTGTATTTCTTTGCTCATCGTGCGATGTAGGGCGGGGGGACGCCCTGAGCCTGGACTCTCCCTCTTCTCAGGTTAATTTGGAGTGGCCCCTGGAGTCAGTCTCCTACACCATCCGAGGCCCCACCCAGCACGAGCTACAACCTCCACCAGGAGGGCCTGGAACCCTCAGCCTGCACTTCCTCAACCCTCAGGAAGCTCAGCGGTGGGCAGTCCTAGTCCGAGGTGCCACCGTGGAAGGACAGAATGGTCAGTGCCCTGTAATGGATACTCATTTGGAATAGCCTTGGCCCCCCAGTCCTGGTTGGGGAAGTTGGATCCACCTTCCCCACTGCTAGATGTCTGGGAAGGCTCCCAGGAGGGAGTAGGTGGAGTCTGGAGTAGCTTGGAGTACTTGGAGTGGCTCGGAGTACTTGGAGTGGCTCCTGGAGTCAGTCTCCTACACCCTCCGAGGCCCCAGCCAGCACAAGTTGCAGCTTCCACCAGGAAGCCCTGGAACCTCAGCCTGCACTTCCTTAACCCTCAGGAAGCATGAGAGGCAAGCATGAAGAGGCAGAGCAGGCAGGGTCAGGACCTGTGTGAGAAGACATCATCCCAAGAGCAGCAGGAGAGTGACAGGAATGGGAGAGTGACAGACTCAGATACCTACTGCTTAAGACAGAGTTCTGCAGTGGCAAGGGTTGGTGCAGATAGGGTTGGGGAGAAGAGTCTTTCCAGAGAGGCTTAGAAGATGGTATTAGTGGCtgggtgggtggctcacgcctgtaatcccagcactttgggaggccaaggtgggtggatcacctgaggtgagtagttcgagaccagcctggtcaacatggcgaaaccgtctctactaaaaatacaaaaattagccaggcatggtggtgtgtgcctgtagtcccagctacttggggaggctgaggcaggagaatcacttgaacccggaggtagaggttgcagtgagccgagatctcgccactgcactccagccttggtgacagagcaagacctccatctcaaaaaaaaaaaaaaaaaaaaaaaaaagatgttattagCTGAGTTTTATGGCTGCTTGGGAGGATTTTTGCAGACAAAgcctccctctatcacccagactggagtgcagtagtgtgatcctaactcactgcagccttgaactcctgggctaaggtgatcctcctgcttcagcctaagGAGCTGAggttatgggcgtgagccactgcccctggctcaCATGGCTGCTTAAATGGAAGAGTTAGAAGAGTTAGCAGTTGAGACTGAGAAACATGAAGGACTAGGTAGTATGGGGCTCCCAGATAGAGGGCAGCCCACAAACGAGATAAGCAGAGCTGCCAGAGGGCTAGGAAGACAGCGAGACAGTGATGTAAGAGAGGCTCAAGCAACTCAGTGTTTATAAAAGGAGCTAGGCTCTCTTTAGTCAGTCATTCACCAAGCATATGTGTTCAGCAGCTGCTCTGTCCCAGGTACTCCTTTGGCATGAACAAAACCCCCAATCCTCATCCTACTGGAGCTTGCATTTTTAGAGGGGGGGAGGCAGACATATAAAATAAGCACAGGGCTGGGCAATTAGCtgagtgggccgggcacggtggctcacacctgtaatcacagcactttgggaggccgatacgggtggatcatgaggtcaggagatcgagaccatcctggctaacacggtgaaaccccgactctactaaaaaaaaaaaaaaaaaaaaaaaaaagccgggcgtggtggcggggacccataggaggctgaggcaggcgaatggcgtgaacccgggaggcggaacttgcagtgagccgagatcatgccattgcactccagcctgggtgacagagcgagactccatctcacaaaaaaaaaaaaaaaaaaaaattagctgagtgtagtggtgtctgcctgtaatcccagctattcgggaggttgagatgggaggatcacttgagcccaggggttctaggctgcagtgagctgtgatcgtgccactgcattccagcctgggtgacagcgagatcctgtctccaaaaaaaaaaaaaaataataataataataataaaattactgtagagttttttaaaaaagaaagtctgttAGATGGTGTGGAAATGAGAATGGtggagctgggaggattgctgtTTAAAACAGtagcctgggccaggtgcagtggctcacgcctgttaatcccagcactttgggaagccgaggcaggcagatcacctgaggtcgggagttcaagaccagtctgaccaacatggagaaatcctgtctctactaaaagtacaaaaattagccaggcgtggtggtgcatgcctgtaatcccagctactcaggaggctgaggcaggagaatcacctgaacccaggaggcggaggttgcggtgagccgagatcacaccattgcactccagccttggcaacgagtgaaactccatctcaaaaaaaaaaaaccaaaacaacaacaacaaaaaaactggtgTCAGGGAAGGCCTCATTGAGGCGACACCGGAGTGAAATTTGAAGGTCATGGCATGAACCATGTGACCAaggaagcagaaaacaaaaaaaaaccctgaggtGAGCATGTGCAAGTGATCCTTGAGGTTCAGTGGGGGCCGCGGCCGGGCCAGGGCCAGTGCTGGGTGCATGGAAGGCCCTGCTTATCCTAGTAGGGAGACAGTATGAATACAGTGGGCCTGAGGTCATCACAGGAGCTGTGTTAGCACTGGGTGGGGACCCCCCATTGCAGTGGGCTGGGCCTCACACGGTGGGGTAAGGGGAGTCAGCAGGGTGCCCAGCTCTGAAGACACCCAGGGCAGTGGCTTGTCTGGAGTGCTGCCAGCCCAAGTGTGCGTCAGGGAGCCTGGAGAGGGGAGGTCCCCAAGGGCTCCAAGAGGCCACCCTGACTGCAGGGCCACTGAGGGCCTGCTTTGGTTCTGCTGTGAGGCATCCCTGGCTGGCAGAAAGGGCCAAGAGAGGTGGCCTAGCCAGGCACAAAAGGGTTTGAAAGGGCTCTAATTCCCAAGACGAACTAAGTGCAGCTCCAGCAGTAACAGAAGTCTGGCAGGGGCCTCTGAGGGGCTTGCCAGAGCCAAGGCTGGGAGAAGGTGTGGCTTGAAGTGTGGCCTGAGGCAGGGCCCTGGCATGGGTTGAGGTGAGGGAGAAGGCAAAGGTCCTGGAAAACCAAGGGCCCAGAGGCCAGAGGCCACAGCACAGCATACCCATATCTTACCTTTAGGCAGCAGCAGCAACTCACCACCAGCCCTGGGCCCAGAAGCATGCCCTGTCTCCCTGCCCAGTCCCCCGGAAGCCCCCACACTCAAGGCCCCTCAACCTGAGGCAGATCTTCCTAGGAGCTCTGGAAACTTGATGGAGAGAGGTacaggtgtgggggtgggggggttagGGGGTTGAGGGAATAGCAGACATCCCCAGCGGTGACAGCTGTCCTTTCCTTGCCCTGCAGAAGAGCTGGCAGGGAGCCTGGCCCGGGCTATTGCAGGTGGAGATGAGAAGGGGGCAGCCCAAGCGGCAGCAATCCTGGCCCAGCATCGTGTGGCCCTCAGCGTGCAGCTTCAGGAGGCCTGCTTCCCACCTGGCCCCATCAGGTGAGGCCTGGGGCTTCTTCTTCACCCTGTCCTCGTGACCCTCCCAGGTCCTCCATCCATCCCTCAACACACATTCTGGCACAGGCTGCAGGTCACACTTGAAGACGCTGCCTCTGCCGCATCCACCGCATCCTCTGTGCACGTTATCCTGCAGGTCCACCCCCACTGCACTGTTGCGGCTCTCCAGGAGCAGGTGGGCACAGGGTCTAGGGAGCCCTGCGAGGGGCAGGGGAGCCTAGGTGACATCACCTGCCCTGATGCTCTGGCCGCAGGTGTTCTCAGAGCTTGGTTTCCCGCCAGCCGTGCAACGCTGGGTCATCGGACGgtgcctgtgtgtgcctgagCGCAGCCTTGCCTCCTATGGGGTTCAGCAGGATGGGGACCCTGCTTTCCTCTACTTGCTGTCAGCTCCTCGAGAAGCCCCAGGTCAGTCCTCaatgggggtggggtgtgggaggTGGGGTACAGCCCCACAGTCCTGAGCTCCACCCCCTCAGCCACAGGACCTAGCCCTCAGCGCCCCCAGAAGATGGACGGGGAACTTGGACGCTTGTTTACCCCATCATTGGGGCTACCCCCAGGCCCCCAGCCAGCTGCCTCCAGCCTGCCCAGTTCTCTCCAGGTAGGCACAGGACTGGGCAGGGAAGGCCAGGACAGCCATGGGCATTGGAAAGAGCAGGGAAGCAACAGCCGTCTCTATTCCCCTAGCCCAGCTGGCCCTGTCCTTCCTGCACCTTCATCAATGCCCCAAGCCGCCCTGGCTGTGAGATGTGTAGCACCCAGAGGCCCTGCACTTGGGACCCCCTTGCTGCAGCTTCCACCTAGCAGCCACCAGAGGTACCAGAGGTGGCACAagcaggggaggtggggggcagggcAGAATCCACAGGAATGACCCAGCTTCTCCCCGACAGGATACAAGGGGAGAGTGGCCCTTCCCTCACAGGTCCGACATCTCCAGGCCCCCGCTGAACACAGGGGACCTCTACTGACTGCTTGCTGGGACAGAGTCACCAGGGTTAGGGGGAAGGGCCACAAACTGAAACTATTAAAGACACTTAAGAGCCAGCAAGTGTCCCTTTCATGGTATCATGGGGCAGACCTGCCCCAACCTAGCCAGCGATACAGGGAGACAGGCCCTCATCAGCAGGTGGGGCTCCCCCAGCCAGACCCCGGTGGTACTGAAGAGTGGACCCAGACCCTGAGCCTGATGGTCAGGAAAGCATGGCATGGGGATCTCTTCCCAGACCCCAGAGGCCTACAGAGCCCCCCACCCAGCTGCCCACCACTGGGCTGAGGCCGCTGGGGTGTGCCACATACTGAGCTGCAGCCCCCATCGCTGACCTTGTCTCCTACTGTCCACCCTGGTCCCCCAGGCCTGCGCCTCTCCTGCCTGCAGCCCTATTGGCATCACCTTTCTCCCATTCAGCTCTTGCCTTCCCTGGACTCTAGCCAGCACTCCCCTCAGCTCTTGCAGCCAGGACACCAGCAGTGAAAATGGGTGTCTTCCTTCCCTTCGTAGGGACGAGGGAAGCTCAGGAGCTGAGTCCTGCACCAGGTCACTAGGCCAGTGCTGGGTCATGTCTCTGTGACCCTCCTAGATAACATCCACTGTCTCCCTCCCTCAGCAGCATGCTCCTGTGGGAACCCAGCCACTGCCAGCTTCTGGCCAGGACCCACCACCCAGCTGCCCTGTGGACTGCTAGGAGGGGCCACTCCATGACACACATCCTGCCTGTCTACTTGACTCCTTCACCTGGCTGGGAGCCATCCCCATCCTCTCAACCCAGCCCAGCAATAGCCCCTGCCCTAGACCAGGCCTTTCCCCTGTTAAAATGCTGCCGAGGTTCCCTGCTGCCATCAGAATGGGGGCCAAGTGTTTCAACACCTTAACACTTGGCTGTTCATTCCAACAGGTCCCTGGGCCACATCCTGCCTGGCCAGGCCCTTTTCAGCTCTGTGCTCAGgcacaccccaccccaccaaatGCTGCCACTTCCTCTAACATGCAGTTCTCTGCTTTCTGTCCCACACCCACTGTCTGGACTCTCAGCTACCAGTTAGTGCAGGGCATTGCTGGCCACACTGCATGGGACATCCTGGGAGCCTTGTGAAGGCAAGAGTATTGGTATCAAGAGTCCCTTGCAAACCTGCACTCCTTCCATATAATAGCTCAAATATGTACATTGAGAAACTTAATTTATTCCCATGATGGGGGCTGAAGGAGGGCCCAGAGCTAGAGCCTGGTCTCCTGCTCCTGCCCCCTTGCCTCTTTTTCCAGATGAAGAGGGGCTTAGCCAGCTGAGGCCTGAACAGGCCTGGGATGGCTCTTGGGCCTGAGGGCCTGTTGTGGCAGGATGGCAAGCAGAACTGGACAGGGTCACTTGGGCGGCCGATATGCCAGTTTCCGACTCTTCAGGACTGACCACTTGTGCCGCTTTATGGTGTAGACCAGGGGCACCAGCAGagtcatcatcatcaacatctgCAGACAAGgaaggctcagagaagggagtggggaggagccCTGCCCAGCTAGCTCCCAGCCCTTCTCTGATACCCACCATGGCCTTCACCCAACCCTTTTACCTTGAGCCCCATGCGTTTTCGATGGTCGTGCTCTGGCTCAGATGCCCAGCGCAGGAAGGTGCACACATCCTTGGCTATCTGGGACATGGTAGCTGGGGTGCCTGGCCAAGGACAAGCAGTGAGGGCTATTCTCAGGCTCATGTCCAAACTGGGATAATGCACCCCCTCTGTGGAGCAGACACTGCCCCCTACCCAAGGCATCAAAGGGACAGTACCCTCCACCGGACATACGCAAGACTGAAGGAACCCAAAAGCCTCCTGAGACATGAACATAAGATGCCCCAGACAAGAAGTGGGCAGGACCTCTTGGACGCAGTTAAGCAGGGAAAGCATCCCTGGGGGTAGTGGAGAAGTATTCCACATGCCCACTGCCAGACTAGAGGCCTCTTACCATCGTCAAACTCCAGGACATCTGTGTAGATGGGAGGGGCCATGGCAATGGCCTGGCCAGGAAAGTAGGGGTTGAAGTGGAGGCCTTCCCGCAGTGACACCCCGGTGGGTGCCTCGCAGTAGCCCGTGAGCAGGGAGAAGATGTAGTcctcaccaccatgcctaggACCAGATCCATGGCTCCTTAGTTCCAAGCACAAGTCAGCCCTTCCCCCACCTCTCCGGCACCACCCCACGGGCAGCCCGTGTACCTAGCTCGCACGATATAGCTGAGGTCAGGGGGCAATGCTCCGTTGTTGGCAGCTCGAGCAGCCTCACTGTTGGGGTATGGTTTTGGGAAATAGTCGAACAGCTTCCCTGGCCGCATGAACATCTCCCCATCTTCATTGGGGCCGTCTTGCACCTCCACCTGCCACGGAGAGCCTCATCACAACCCTGCCATCTCaacagtgggagccctgagccctGGGTCCCAGGCATTCCCAGACGCCACACCTCCGCAGCCAGCTCCTTAGCTTCGTCCTCCGTGTAGCACACGCCCACCAGGTGGCGGTAAGCCACGAAGTCCATGCTGTGGCAGGAAGCGCACACCTGCTTATATACCTGGAAACCCCTC
This genomic window contains:
- the SHARPIN gene encoding sharpin isoform X2, translating into MAPPAGGAAAASDLGSAAVLLAVHAAVRPLGAGLDTEAQLRRLQLSADPERPGRFRLELLGAGPGAVNLEWPLESVSYTIRGPTQHELQPPPGGPGTLSLHFLNPQEAQRWAVLVRGATVEGQNGSSSNSPPALGPEACPVSLPSPPEAPTLKAPQPEADLPRSSGNLMEREELAGSLARAIAGGDEKGAAQAAAILAQHRVALSVQLQEACFPPGPIRLQVTLEDAASAASTASSVHVILQVHPHCTVAALQEQVFSELGFPPAVQRWVIGRCLCVPERSLASYGVQQDGDPAFLYLLSAPREAPGPSPQRPQKMDGELGRLFTPSLGLPPGPQPAASSLPSSLQPSWPCPSCTFINAPSRPGCEMCSTQRPCTWDPLAAAST
- the SHARPIN gene encoding sharpin isoform X1, whose amino-acid sequence is MAPPAGGAAAASDLGSAAVLLAVHAAVRPLGAGLDTEAQLRRLQLSADPERPGRFRLELLGAGPGAVNLEWPLESVSYTIRGPTQHELQPPPGGPGTLSLHFLNPQEAQRWAVLVRGATVEGQNGSSSNSPPALGPEACPVSLPSPPEAPTLKAPQPEADLPRSSGNLMEREELAGSLARAIAGGDEKGAAQAAAILAQHRVALSVQLQEACFPPGPIRLQVTLEDAASAASTASSVHVILQVHPHCTVAALQEQVFSELGFPPAVQRWVIGRCLCVPERSLASYGVQQDGDPAFLYLLSAPREAPATGPSPQRPQKMDGELGRLFTPSLGLPPGPQPAASSLPSSLQPSWPCPSCTFINAPSRPGCEMCSTQRPCTWDPLAAAST
- the LOC100604545 gene encoding cytochrome c1, heme protein, mitochondrial isoform X1; amino-acid sequence: MAAAAASLRGVVLGPRGAGLPGARARGLLCSARPGQLPLRTPQAVALSSKSGLSRGRKVMLSALGMLAAGGAGLAVALHSAVSASDLELHPPSYPWSHRGLISSLDHTSIRRGFQVYKQVCASCHSMDFVAYRHLVGVCYTEDEAKELAAEVEVQDGPNEDGEMFMRPGKLFDYFPKPYPNSEAARAANNGALPPDLSYIVRARHGGEDYIFSLLTGYCEAPTGVSLREGLHFNPYFPGQAIAMAPPIYTDVLEFDDGTPATMSQIAKDVCTFLRWASEPEHDHRKRMGLKMLMMMTLLVPLVYTIKRHKWSVLKSRKLAYRPPK
- the SHARPIN gene encoding sharpin isoform X3; this encodes MAPPAGGAAAASDLGSAAVLLAVHAAVRPLGAGLDTEAQLRRLQLSADPERPGRFRLELLGAGPGAVNLEWPLESVSYTIRGPTQHELQPPPGGPGTLSLHFLNPQEAQRWAVLVRGATVEGQNEELAGSLARAIAGGDEKGAAQAAAILAQHRVALSVQLQEACFPPGPIRLQVTLEDAASAASTASSVHVILQVHPHCTVAALQEQVFSELGFPPAVQRWVIGRCLCVPERSLASYGVQQDGDPAFLYLLSAPREAPATGPSPQRPQKMDGELGRLFTPSLGLPPGPQPAASSLPSSLQPSWPCPSCTFINAPSRPGCEMCSTQRPCTWDPLAAAST
- the LOC100604545 gene encoding cytochrome c1, heme protein, mitochondrial isoform X2 is translated as MLSALGMLAAGGAGLAVALHSAVSASDLELHPPSYPWSHRGLISSLDHTSIRRGFQVYKQVCASCHSMDFVAYRHLVGVCYTEDEAKELAAEVEVQDGPNEDGEMFMRPGKLFDYFPKPYPNSEAARAANNGALPPDLSYIVRARHGGEDYIFSLLTGYCEAPTGVSLREGLHFNPYFPGQAIAMAPPIYTDVLEFDDGTPATMSQIAKDVCTFLRWASEPEHDHRKRMGLKMLMMMTLLVPLVYTIKRHKWSVLKSRKLAYRPPK